One genomic segment of Kordiimonas sp. SCSIO 12603 includes these proteins:
- a CDS encoding MFS transporter, whose amino-acid sequence MSMTAVTFSGLAGKLLAADPKFATLPTSLVIAATALSTGPMSMLMQRYSRRFGFRLGAGFGLLAGLVASASLYFGDFYMLCAAMALLGPFQSSAQYYRFAAAESVPATHAPRALSLVLVGGLIAAVLAPSATLYLNDSFAPYSFMGAFVFVVMMTTLVFVPIAFLKPLDKPLTVQDAEDKGEARPLSKIVRTPKFIVAVINGALGFAMMSFVMTATPLAIEACGFGTNVSARVIQGHVIAMFLPSLFTGHLISRFGLVPILLLGHVMFAIAFITALSGIQIWQFSVALIALGLGWNFCFIGGSSLLTQVHSDAEKGRVQGLNEFLVFGMSAVASFAAGIILDTYDWSLVNQAAFVMLVIAALVTLWWALWSEPRKAASLVN is encoded by the coding sequence GTGTCCATGACAGCGGTAACCTTCTCTGGTCTTGCCGGGAAATTATTGGCTGCTGACCCAAAGTTTGCCACGCTCCCAACATCGCTGGTAATTGCAGCTACAGCACTTTCAACCGGGCCTATGTCAATGCTCATGCAGCGGTATTCTAGGCGGTTTGGTTTTCGGCTTGGTGCTGGGTTTGGTTTACTCGCGGGCCTTGTTGCTTCAGCGTCTCTGTATTTTGGTGATTTTTATATGCTCTGTGCAGCGATGGCACTGTTGGGACCATTTCAGTCAAGTGCGCAGTATTACCGTTTTGCTGCTGCTGAGAGTGTTCCTGCGACCCATGCACCACGTGCGCTTTCTCTGGTGCTTGTTGGCGGACTTATTGCTGCGGTACTTGCTCCGTCAGCAACACTTTATCTAAATGATAGTTTTGCACCGTACAGTTTTATGGGCGCGTTTGTTTTTGTTGTGATGATGACAACACTGGTTTTTGTGCCTATTGCTTTTCTCAAGCCTCTGGATAAACCGTTAACTGTTCAGGACGCTGAAGATAAAGGGGAAGCTCGGCCGCTATCAAAAATTGTCAGAACACCCAAATTTATTGTGGCCGTTATAAACGGCGCACTAGGCTTCGCGATGATGAGTTTTGTGATGACAGCAACCCCACTTGCTATTGAGGCTTGTGGGTTTGGCACAAATGTGAGCGCCAGAGTTATTCAAGGGCATGTTATTGCCATGTTTCTGCCAAGTCTCTTTACGGGGCACTTAATCAGTCGCTTCGGACTGGTTCCAATTTTGTTATTGGGGCATGTGATGTTTGCGATCGCGTTTATAACGGCGCTTTCTGGTATTCAAATTTGGCAGTTCTCTGTTGCACTTATCGCACTTGGGCTTGGATGGAACTTCTGTTTTATCGGCGGTAGTAGTTTACTCACTCAAGTGCATTCAGATGCCGAGAAAGGAAGAGTGCAAGGGCTTAATGAATTTCTCGTGTTCGGCATGTCTGCGGTTGCATCCTTCGCTGCGGGCATTATCTTGGATACATATGATTGGAGCCTCGTTAATCAGGCCGCGTTTGTGATGCTGGTAATAGCCGCACTGGTAACGCTCTGGTGGGCTTTGTGGTCAGAGCCTCGTAAGGCAGCGTCATTAGTTAATTAA
- the yaaA gene encoding peroxide stress protein YaaA gives MLIVLSPAKKLDFESENLRTDADTPAMLTQAKKLVKVAKTLKAEDLKAMMGISDNLAELNVQRFKAFKTPFTPTNARPAIDAFQGDVYVGLDAATLNDEDREYANSRIRILSGLYGLLKPLDLMQAYRLEMGTKFASERGANLYAFWGDLISKALNKDMAGLEHQVLINLASNEYFKAVDQKALKAEIITPVFQDVKDGKARVVSFLAKKARGMMARYVIDNRIDNPEALKAFNEGGYTFQPDLSDGKKWVFQRLQP, from the coding sequence ATGCTTATTGTTCTTTCACCTGCAAAGAAACTTGATTTTGAAAGCGAAAACCTCCGTACGGATGCAGATACACCTGCAATGCTTACGCAGGCCAAGAAGCTGGTGAAGGTAGCTAAAACGCTGAAGGCTGAAGACCTCAAGGCGATGATGGGAATTTCGGATAATCTCGCGGAGCTGAATGTGCAGCGGTTTAAGGCTTTTAAAACGCCCTTTACACCAACTAATGCTCGCCCAGCCATCGATGCATTTCAGGGTGATGTTTATGTTGGCCTTGATGCTGCAACATTGAACGACGAAGACCGTGAGTACGCAAATAGCCGTATTCGTATTCTGTCTGGCCTTTACGGGCTATTGAAGCCGCTTGATTTGATGCAGGCCTACAGGCTTGAGATGGGCACCAAGTTTGCCAGTGAGCGCGGCGCTAATCTATATGCTTTCTGGGGCGATTTGATTTCAAAGGCACTGAATAAGGATATGGCAGGCTTAGAGCACCAAGTGCTGATCAATCTGGCATCTAATGAATATTTTAAGGCTGTAGATCAAAAGGCTCTAAAGGCCGAGATCATTACGCCCGTGTTTCAGGATGTAAAAGATGGTAAAGCACGTGTGGTATCTTTCCTTGCCAAAAAGGCCCGGGGTATGATGGCTCGCTATGTAATTGATAACCGCATTGATAACCCTGAAGCACTAAAAGCTTTCAATGAAGGCGGGTATACATTCCAGCCTGATTTGTCTGACGGTAAAAAATGGGTATTCCAGCGCCTACAGCCATAG
- a CDS encoding PEP-CTERM sorting domain-containing protein (PEP-CTERM proteins occur, often in large numbers, in the proteomes of bacteria that also encode an exosortase, a predicted intramembrane cysteine proteinase. The presence of a PEP-CTERM domain at a protein's C-terminus predicts cleavage within the sorting domain, followed by covalent anchoring to some some component of the (usually Gram-negative) cell surface. Many PEP-CTERM proteins exhibit an unusual sequence composition that includes large numbers of potential glycosylation sites. Expression of one such protein has been shown restore the ability of a bacterium to form floc, a type of biofilm.), which yields MYKFVKRLAAAVSVALLGLNGANATFNIGIDVFSDPGTYGPVALGETFNLSACGSDVRQSVRGGSTPASNRIYGLCTLDDLTDFTITWNLTINNVTQIIASGSGSNAANVLNVAVNTGIGSLFTAPGTYQLGLIVDIPSTAASFVLPDTNIGFSQCDAGIRIDGITYGTNPTCSLSFSPNINGHRNTGFASTFLTINPATIPEPSAALLLLPVMGMVIARRRRKSA from the coding sequence ATGTATAAGTTTGTTAAGCGACTTGCGGCAGCAGTATCAGTTGCACTTTTAGGTTTGAATGGTGCAAATGCTACCTTCAACATTGGTATCGACGTATTTTCCGATCCAGGAACATACGGTCCTGTAGCTTTAGGCGAGACATTTAATCTTAGCGCATGTGGGTCTGATGTTCGGCAGTCAGTACGTGGCGGCTCAACACCTGCTTCTAATAGAATATATGGTCTTTGTACACTTGACGACCTGACAGATTTTACAATTACGTGGAATCTTACCATCAATAACGTTACGCAAATCATTGCTTCAGGATCTGGTTCTAATGCAGCAAATGTTCTGAATGTGGCTGTAAATACGGGTATTGGGTCACTTTTCACAGCACCTGGCACTTATCAGCTAGGCTTGATTGTTGATATTCCAAGTACAGCAGCAAGCTTTGTTCTTCCAGATACAAACATCGGTTTTTCACAGTGTGATGCTGGTATTCGGATTGACGGTATTACATATGGTACAAACCCCACATGTAGCCTTAGCTTCTCCCCGAACATTAACGGCCACAGAAATACGGGCTTTGCCTCTACATTTCTAACGATCAATCCGGCCACAATTCCTGAGCCAAGTGCAGCACTATTACTGCTACCGGTGATGGGAATGGTTATAGCCCGCCGTAGACGCAAAAGCGCTTAG
- a CDS encoding (2Fe-2S)-binding protein, which yields MDFKVNGKTVSYDGDAEMPLLWYLRDIAGMTGTKFGCGEGLCGACTVHVDGAAVRSCQTLMEDVEGSNITTIEGLANGDKLTELQKAWAENDVPQCGYCQAGQLMQAASLLNENPNPSDEEIVDAMEGNICRCGTYERIKKAIRQVAEA from the coding sequence ATGGACTTTAAAGTCAATGGTAAGACCGTGTCATATGATGGTGATGCGGAAATGCCGCTTCTTTGGTATTTACGAGACATTGCTGGCATGACTGGAACCAAGTTTGGGTGTGGTGAAGGGCTGTGTGGTGCTTGTACTGTGCATGTTGATGGAGCTGCTGTACGTTCCTGCCAAACGCTAATGGAAGATGTCGAAGGTTCAAACATTACGACGATTGAAGGGTTGGCTAACGGAGATAAGCTAACGGAACTTCAAAAAGCATGGGCGGAAAATGATGTGCCGCAATGTGGGTATTGTCAGGCTGGCCAGTTAATGCAGGCCGCGTCTCTTCTGAACGAAAACCCGAATCCAAGCGATGAAGAAATTGTTGATGCGATGGAAGGTAACATCTGTCGCTGTGGTACCTATGAGCGTATCAAAAAAGCAATTCGTCAAGTAGCGGAGGCATAA
- a CDS encoding xanthine dehydrogenase family protein molybdopterin-binding subunit, which translates to MSRHLENVSRRGFLKTAGVTSGLILAAPMLSNHVMAAARSEEELVSSGYLAIKPDGTAHVFVHRVEMGQGSRTGLPQVVADELEADWGRLHIEAAFGDKARFGDQNTDGSTSIRKFYDAFRQAGAAARMMIEQAAANEWGVSVSDVEAKNHRVINKTTGKSEDFSKFVVAASKLEVPKDVKLKKKVDRTFIGKPQRNIYMKQIVTGDTQFGQDTIRPNMVFAVAARPPVVGGKVTSYDKAAAMAVDGVLDVVELPALEMPALFKPVGGVAVVASNTWAAMKGREALNAQFEGGANASYDSAEYEKQLWKSIDGDSVTHMKRGDVDAALEGASKTYSADYYVPHQHHIPMEPPAATAEWNGDDLKMWVCCQDPTSVQETVAAFVGKKPEEIYVEATLLGGAFGRKSKPDFAVEAALVAKAVGRPVKMVWSREDDVRHGYYHTVAAQRVNVGVKDGKVTAWKHKAAYPSIGATFNPAADQPGAFELGLGLLDMPFDTANMQVDTGKAPAHVRIGWMRSVANIQQAFAVGSMVDEIAQGEGKNTADMWMELIGSDRKINPSVDLVKQPGAPRDPQYSNYGESLERHPVDTARLKAVLDKVVQMSGYGKDMPEGKGIGISVHRSFVSYVACAAEVEVTDGELKVTNAWMAVDCGVAVNPDRVKAQMEGAVLFGMSIAMHGEITAKDGAIVEGNFDGYPVCRMSECPPVETAIIESDAVPGGVGEPGVPPVAPAITNAIFAATGKRIRRLPIKDQLSA; encoded by the coding sequence ATGAGCAGGCATCTTGAAAATGTATCGCGCCGCGGCTTTTTGAAAACAGCTGGTGTTACTTCCGGTTTGATTCTCGCTGCACCGATGTTGTCTAACCATGTTATGGCAGCTGCCCGTAGTGAGGAAGAATTGGTTTCTTCCGGATATCTGGCAATCAAACCTGATGGTACGGCCCATGTTTTCGTACACCGCGTAGAAATGGGGCAAGGTAGCCGTACAGGTTTGCCACAAGTAGTAGCCGATGAGCTTGAGGCTGATTGGGGTCGTCTTCATATTGAAGCTGCTTTTGGTGATAAGGCTCGTTTTGGTGACCAGAACACTGATGGTTCTACATCAATCCGGAAGTTTTATGACGCCTTTCGTCAGGCAGGTGCCGCTGCACGAATGATGATTGAGCAGGCCGCCGCCAATGAATGGGGTGTTTCAGTTTCTGATGTGGAAGCTAAAAACCACAGAGTGATAAACAAGACCACAGGTAAATCTGAAGATTTTTCAAAGTTTGTTGTCGCTGCTTCAAAACTTGAAGTGCCAAAAGATGTAAAGCTAAAGAAAAAGGTAGATCGTACGTTCATTGGTAAACCTCAGCGTAACATTTACATGAAGCAGATTGTAACCGGGGATACCCAGTTCGGTCAGGATACCATTCGCCCAAATATGGTGTTTGCCGTTGCAGCGCGCCCGCCAGTTGTAGGGGGTAAGGTAACGTCATACGATAAAGCGGCGGCTATGGCTGTGGACGGTGTACTGGATGTGGTTGAGCTTCCGGCACTTGAAATGCCTGCACTCTTTAAACCGGTTGGCGGTGTTGCTGTTGTGGCTTCAAATACATGGGCTGCGATGAAGGGGCGCGAGGCACTGAATGCACAGTTTGAAGGCGGGGCAAACGCTTCTTATGATTCCGCTGAATATGAAAAACAACTTTGGAAATCCATTGATGGTGATAGCGTAACACATATGAAACGCGGTGATGTGGATGCAGCCCTTGAGGGAGCATCAAAAACATATAGCGCCGATTATTATGTACCGCACCAACACCATATCCCTATGGAGCCGCCAGCTGCGACTGCTGAATGGAATGGTGATGATCTGAAGATGTGGGTTTGCTGTCAGGATCCAACATCTGTACAGGAAACAGTTGCTGCATTCGTTGGCAAAAAACCTGAAGAAATTTATGTGGAAGCAACACTGCTTGGTGGTGCGTTTGGCCGTAAATCTAAGCCTGATTTCGCCGTTGAAGCAGCGCTTGTTGCTAAAGCTGTTGGACGCCCGGTTAAAATGGTGTGGAGCCGTGAAGATGATGTTCGCCACGGCTATTATCACACCGTTGCAGCACAGCGTGTGAATGTTGGTGTGAAAGACGGCAAGGTAACCGCTTGGAAGCATAAAGCCGCGTATCCATCTATTGGTGCCACCTTTAACCCTGCAGCTGACCAGCCAGGTGCTTTCGAACTTGGCCTTGGTCTTCTTGATATGCCATTTGATACAGCGAATATGCAGGTGGATACTGGTAAAGCACCAGCTCATGTGCGTATTGGCTGGATGCGATCAGTAGCTAATATTCAGCAGGCATTCGCCGTAGGTTCAATGGTAGATGAAATTGCACAAGGCGAAGGCAAAAACACTGCTGATATGTGGATGGAATTGATTGGTTCTGACCGCAAGATCAACCCAAGTGTTGATCTGGTGAAACAACCTGGCGCCCCACGTGATCCTCAATACAGCAACTATGGTGAAAGCCTGGAGCGCCATCCTGTTGATACAGCCCGCTTGAAAGCTGTGCTTGATAAAGTGGTGCAGATGTCTGGTTACGGCAAAGATATGCCAGAAGGTAAAGGTATTGGCATTAGTGTGCACCGTAGTTTCGTTTCTTATGTTGCTTGTGCTGCTGAAGTTGAGGTGACTGACGGTGAGCTAAAGGTAACAAATGCCTGGATGGCGGTTGATTGTGGTGTTGCAGTGAATCCGGACCGTGTGAAAGCGCAGATGGAAGGGGCTGTCCTCTTCGGTATGTCTATTGCGATGCACGGTGAGATTACAGCGAAAGATGGCGCTATCGTTGAAGGAAACTTTGATGGTTACCCTGTGTGCCGCATGAGTGAATGCCCGCCAGTAGAAACAGCGATTATCGAAAGCGATGCAGTTCCGGGTGGTGTAGGTGAGCCAGGGGTGCCGCCAGTGGCACCAGCCATTACTAATGCGATCTTTGCGGCCACTGGTAAGCGTATTCGCAGGCTGCCAATCAAGGATCAGTTAAGCGCTTAA
- a CDS encoding PEP-CTERM sorting domain-containing protein produces the protein MNNFSALRAAAPVPEPTSAFLLLSGLGGMAYIRRRKAATS, from the coding sequence GTGAACAACTTTAGCGCACTCCGTGCAGCAGCCCCCGTACCAGAACCTACATCTGCTTTTTTACTACTAAGTGGTTTGGGTGGAATGGCATATATTCGCAGAAGAAAAGCAGCCACCAGCTAA
- a CDS encoding VacJ family lipoprotein — protein MPTIFSPKKLAAAALIALTSACASTQGTTDPNDPWEGYNRAAYGFNKAVDQNIYRPVASVYQTVIPEPPRQGISNIMRNLREPWVLVNDILQFKFKRAGTTLSRLVVNTTIGLGGIFKISESMGIPYHSEDLGQTLAAWGVGDGPYFIIPFVGPSNGRDAIGFGTYVFADPVTIGIAKLNVKGLNLTRTGVDALDQRARAHNVINSIYEDENGYELMRSAYRQNRLFEIHDGNPPSEDDDLFDELDDDETSDEDGK, from the coding sequence ATGCCCACTATTTTTTCCCCTAAAAAGTTGGCTGCCGCTGCATTAATCGCTCTCACCAGCGCTTGTGCTTCCACCCAAGGAACGACTGATCCGAATGACCCATGGGAAGGCTATAACCGTGCGGCTTATGGTTTCAATAAGGCTGTTGATCAAAACATCTATCGCCCTGTTGCCTCCGTTTACCAGACAGTTATCCCAGAGCCACCACGTCAAGGTATAAGCAATATTATGCGCAACCTTCGCGAACCTTGGGTTTTGGTGAATGACATTCTTCAGTTTAAGTTTAAGCGTGCAGGCACAACACTGAGCCGTTTAGTTGTAAACACAACAATTGGTCTCGGCGGTATTTTCAAAATTTCTGAAAGTATGGGCATTCCATACCACTCAGAAGACCTTGGCCAAACGCTAGCAGCTTGGGGTGTTGGTGATGGCCCATATTTCATCATCCCATTTGTAGGTCCATCAAATGGTAGAGATGCAATCGGTTTCGGCACCTATGTTTTTGCAGATCCCGTTACAATCGGTATCGCAAAACTTAATGTGAAAGGCCTGAACCTGACACGTACTGGCGTAGATGCGCTTGATCAGCGCGCACGTGCTCATAACGTAATTAATTCCATTTATGAAGATGAAAATGGGTATGAACTAATGCGTTCGGCATATCGTCAGAATCGCCTGTTTGAAATCCATGATGGCAACCCTCCATCAGAGGACGATGATCTATTTGATGAACTTGATGATGATGAAACATCCGACGAAGACGGTAAATAA
- a CDS encoding metalloregulator ArsR/SmtB family transcription factor: MELLLSALRAAAEATRLRILALLAKGELTVGELVNILDQSQPRVSRHLKLMCEAGVLDRFQEGTTVFYRLADQGKNGALNKAIIDLVPSEDPEFSKDLLALADIREERFEKAQSYFRENAASWGEIRSLHVAEGQVEEALIELQGKKQVSRLLDVGTGTGRMLELFAPYASQGLGLDVSREMLAVARGNLANKGLENSQVRQGDMYELGVGDASQDLVVFHQVLHFADEPSKAIKEAARALAHNGELLIADFAPHQEEFLREDHAHRRLGFAEEEMIQMGEQAGLACKAVKHLDGGKLRVTLWQFGQASSGEE, encoded by the coding sequence ATGGAACTGCTTTTATCAGCTCTGCGAGCCGCGGCCGAGGCTACTCGCCTTAGGATATTGGCGTTGCTTGCTAAAGGTGAACTTACTGTTGGTGAGCTTGTTAATATTCTTGATCAAAGCCAGCCTCGAGTATCTCGTCATTTAAAGCTTATGTGTGAAGCAGGTGTGCTTGATCGTTTTCAGGAAGGCACCACAGTTTTTTACCGTTTGGCAGACCAGGGTAAAAATGGTGCTTTGAATAAGGCCATTATTGATTTGGTGCCTTCGGAAGATCCCGAGTTTTCAAAAGATTTACTGGCACTTGCTGATATCCGTGAAGAGCGTTTTGAAAAGGCACAGTCTTATTTCAGGGAAAATGCAGCAAGTTGGGGCGAAATTCGTTCTCTTCATGTTGCAGAGGGGCAGGTTGAAGAAGCGCTGATAGAACTTCAGGGGAAAAAACAGGTTTCCCGTCTGCTTGATGTTGGAACAGGTACAGGGCGGATGCTTGAATTATTCGCGCCTTACGCATCTCAAGGGCTAGGGCTGGATGTTTCCCGAGAAATGTTGGCGGTGGCACGTGGTAACCTTGCTAATAAAGGGCTTGAGAACAGCCAGGTTCGCCAAGGTGATATGTATGAACTGGGTGTTGGGGATGCTAGTCAGGATCTCGTGGTTTTTCATCAGGTGCTTCATTTCGCTGATGAGCCATCAAAAGCCATTAAGGAAGCTGCAAGAGCGTTGGCGCACAATGGTGAGCTGTTGATTGCAGATTTTGCACCACATCAGGAAGAATTTTTGCGTGAGGATCATGCGCACCGCAGGCTTGGTTTTGCGGAAGAGGAAATGATCCAAATGGGGGAACAGGCTGGGCTGGCCTGTAAAGCAGTGAAGCATCTGGATGGTGGTAAACTGCGCGTTACACTTTGGCAATTTGGGCAAGCATCATCAGGTGAGGAGTAG
- the metF gene encoding methylenetetrahydrofolate reductase, which yields MAPINDPYGRASSLFAEPVKDVNVSFEFFPPKTEKMEETLWASVKKLEELNPSFVSVTYGAGGSTRERTHKTVKRILDETSLKPAAHLTCVGASKSEVDEVIQDYWDAGVRHIVALRGDPEEGADKYVPHPDGYQNAADLISGIKKIGDFDISVGAYPEIHPDSPNLAADLDNLKRKIDAGATRAITQFFFEADSYFRFVDHCQSFGIDVPIVPGILPVTNFKTLKNFAGACGANVPAWLGDIFEGLDDRPQTRNLVAASVASEMCRRLYAGGVRDFHFYTLNRAELTYAICHMLGLRPPVGSGTE from the coding sequence GTGGCCCCTATTAATGACCCATACGGACGTGCGAGTTCGCTTTTCGCTGAACCCGTGAAAGACGTGAATGTTTCTTTTGAATTTTTTCCACCTAAAACGGAGAAAATGGAAGAAACATTATGGGCTTCTGTGAAAAAACTTGAGGAACTTAACCCAAGCTTTGTTTCCGTTACATATGGTGCAGGCGGTTCTACTCGTGAGCGTACCCACAAAACAGTGAAACGTATTCTTGATGAAACATCTCTAAAGCCGGCAGCCCATCTCACTTGTGTTGGTGCGTCCAAAAGTGAAGTGGATGAAGTTATTCAGGACTATTGGGATGCTGGTGTTCGTCATATTGTGGCGCTGCGTGGTGACCCGGAAGAAGGTGCTGATAAATATGTGCCGCATCCAGATGGATACCAAAACGCAGCGGACCTTATTTCAGGCATCAAGAAAATTGGTGATTTTGATATCTCCGTTGGAGCTTACCCTGAAATCCACCCGGATAGTCCCAACTTGGCGGCTGATCTTGATAATTTGAAACGTAAAATTGATGCTGGTGCTACGCGTGCGATCACCCAGTTTTTCTTCGAAGCTGATAGCTATTTCCGTTTTGTGGATCACTGCCAATCTTTCGGGATAGATGTGCCGATCGTGCCTGGCATTCTACCAGTAACAAATTTCAAAACACTGAAGAACTTTGCTGGTGCATGCGGGGCAAACGTTCCAGCATGGCTTGGTGATATTTTTGAAGGGCTTGATGATCGCCCGCAAACCAGAAACCTAGTAGCTGCGAGTGTAGCCAGTGAGATGTGCCGCCGCCTATATGCTGGCGGTGTGAGAGATTTCCATTTCTACACACTTAATCGCGCAGAACTAACATACGCTATATGCCATATGCTGGGGCTTAGGCCTCCAGTTGGGTCAGGAACTGAATAA